From Salvia splendens isolate huo1 chromosome 16, SspV2, whole genome shotgun sequence, a single genomic window includes:
- the LOC121770183 gene encoding L10-interacting MYB domain-containing protein-like, with the protein MAYQPKSQDEYLYHGIWTDEHDTLILTSILREKQLHKFKGTVIPHEFLYEAEATIEEETGTRVNRDDIYNRLQFLEHRYQTFKSLVEHLNTRFEPSSNKVFASEKTWTAILKKNDFAGAYTKNGEPEFKLLKMLFSGDINVSENDIETIVLSDTTIDLNPDVDEGQCEDYVSGYNHDSHLLPRKLFNESSHSRDCESSNSMEIRDRELGQRPENFIYHDFDNAPTRTVDSSNSSSCASSNPTLWWRRP; encoded by the exons ATGGCTTATCAACCCAAATCTCAAGATGAGTATCTTTATCATGGGATATGGACAGATGAGCATGACACTCTGATTCTTACTAGTATTCTGAGAGAGAAGCAGTTGCATAAGTTCAAGGGTACGGTCATCCCGCacgaattcttgtatgaagctGAAGCTACAATCGAGGAGGAGACAGGTACTCGTGTGAATAGGGACGACATCTATAATCGGTTGCAATTCCTAGAGCATCGCTACCAAACCTTCAAATCATTGGTCGAGCATCTGAATACACGATTCGAGCCCTCGTCGAACAAGGTTTTTGCTTCTGAAAAAACTTGGACGGCCATCCTTAAG AAAAATGACTTTGCTGGAGCATATACAAAGAATGGAGAACCAGAGTTCAAGCTGCTCAAGATGTTGTTTAGTGGTGACATCAATGTGAGCGAGAACGATATAGAAACTATTGTGCTCTCGGATACCACCATTGATCTAAATCCGGATGTTGATGAGGGCCAGTGTGAAGATTATGTAAGTGGATATAATCATGATAGCCATCTATTGCCACGCAAGCTGTTCAATGAGAGTTCACACTCCCGTGACTGTGAGTCATCAAATTCCATGGAGATTCGTGATAGGGAGCTTGGACAACGACCTGAAAATTTCATCTACCACGACTTTGACAACGCCCCAACAAGGACGGTTGACTCCTCAAACAGTAGCTCTTGTGCATCGTCAAATCCAACTTTATGGTGGCGCCGACCATAA